A window of Felis catus isolate Fca126 chromosome A3, F.catus_Fca126_mat1.0, whole genome shotgun sequence genomic DNA:
TGCTCTGTAAGAAATGTGCTTGGGGAACATTGAGAGCTCAGAGTGGGGCAACTGCCACTGCCTGAGGAAGTCAGGGAAAGCCTCTAGGAGGAAGTGGGCTGTGGAAAAGGAGAGTGAAGAGGGAAAGCTGGCagatacagatgaagaaaggaagCTGTGGGTAATAAAGCCAGAGAAGGGTGGCAGAGGGCTTTGTTTGCCAAGTTGAGGGGCTTGAATCTTTTCCCCACAGGTGATGGGAACCAACAAGGGCTCcgttaataataatgatgatgatgatatagtGCTTACTACATGCCAGCCACTGCTCTAAGAGCTTTACCAGTATCAACTCATTTAACCCTGACATTCAGGAAATGACATGGCTAGATGGTTTACTTGGGGGACCATGTGGATGATGGTGACCAGAATAACAGTTGTGGTTTGGGAGACAGACAAAGCAGGGGATGAAAAGGATGTGATGGCTTTGTGAAATAAttagcaataaaataattatttattggttGGGTGATGGAAATGGTGAGGAAAAGGTGGGAAGCTGGATGACCCtcactctgtttttgttttttttttttttaatgttgatttatttttgagagagagagagagagaggcagagagagagggagacagaatctgaagcaggttccaggctctgagctgtcagcacagggcccaatgcagggcttgaactcatggactgcaagattatgacctgagccgaagtcgtatgcttaacagactgagccactcaggcaccctactttttttttttttaatgtttatttttgagagaggggcggagagaatgagtggagcaggggcagagagaaagggagagagaatctgaagcaggatccacactgtcagcacagacccagatgtggggcttgaactcatgaactgtgagatcacgacctgagctgaactcacaaaccatgccatcatgacctgagccaaaattaagtcagacgctcaaccaactgagtcacccaggtgcccctgaacctcACTCTTTTGGTTTCAGGTCCTGTGTGTCTTGCTGTGCCACCCTGGTAAAGGATTGATAACCCTGTTCCATTTCTTAAAAGACTCACTACAGTCCTTCAGTACTTCCTACTCCTCTATGAGTTATTTAGGAGTTGTTTAAGGGGCCTGGAGCCgacttcagattccatgtctccctctctctctgccctcccctgctcacactctgtctctcttaaaaaataataataaacattaaacaaatttttttaaagaagtgagttgtttaatttccaaatatttgaggatttcCCAGAAATCTTTCAGTTGTTATTTCTAGCTTAATTCCATCATGATAGAACATCCTTGGtgtgctttcatttcttctaaatttgtggaggtgtttgttttgttttgcccaggctatcttggtaaatgtttctTTTGCACTTGAAGAGAATGTGTCTTTTGCTGTTGTTGAGTGGAGTTTCTATAAATGTCATCAGGTCAAGTTCTTTGTTGTGTTCAAAGTCTTTTATAAATTTGATAGTTTTCCTAATAATTGCCCAGTTACagtaattgtggatttgtctatttctcctttcagttttaCATCCTGACGGATAACTCCGCATAGACACGAAGGTACTATGGCAGAGAGGATAGAACGTCTGTGTGAAACTGGGAGAaacattttatctctttaaatttaCTCTAGAATGCTGAGACAAAATGGCAATCACTGCGTATCCCAGCAGGCCTAGTGGACCGCAGGACAGACGCCAATAAGGGAATCCAGGCATTAGGCCACTCCCCCTCCCTAGGTTGGCAAGGCAACTGATCTCGAAGCCAGCCAATCGGTGAGATGCTCAcctgcgggggcgggggctcGACGAGAGCCAATGGGAGGCGGGGCAGATGGTTCTCTGGGCTAATGGCTTGGGCAACGGGGCGGGCTTTTAATGAAGGGACGGCAGTGGGAAAGATGGCGGCGACTCTGGGACCCTCTGGGTGGTGGCAACGGTGGCGGCGGCGTTTGTCGGCTTGGAATGGGTCCAGGATGTTGCTCCTTCTCCTTTTGTTGGGGTCTGGGCAGGGGCCACGGCAAGTCGGGGCGGGTCAAACCTTCGAGTACTTGAAACGGGAACACTCGCTGTCGAAGCCCTACCAGGGTGAGGCACCCCGGGCGAGGTGGTCGTGCACGGGGAGGGCTTCCGGACTTGAGCTCATCGGTAGAGACCAGGGTGGTGAAAGGCTTCGTGGCCCTAAGGAAACTGCCGGCGGTGGGTGGGGGCCCACGGGGACTTCGCCGCGTTTGGGAACCACGGGTCGCAAGGGCAGGGGtcagctcccctcctcccccgacCCTGTTTTGGAAGTTTACAGCAGGTCAAAGCCGGGCTCGGATGCCACAAGCGCTAGGCCTGGACAAAGGGGAGTTCGTTAGGAGGAATGTGGGAAGGATGGAACTGCAAATGGTGGAAAGTGATTGAAGGCCACTAGCAAAGAGCAGGTCTCCGGATGGACTTGTAGATGTGCTAGAAATAAAGCAGGAGGCAGAACTAGGGTAGAACTTGGCTGGActgagaaagaagataaaattctgTTGCCGGTTAAAACACCTGTTCTCCAGTCCAGGAGCCCTGTTGATCAAAGAGGCTGGTTAGCTTTGCTCTGTTTGGGGCTCATAGACTTTTAGGCACAGCTCATCAACCAAAAGATTTATATTAGTTAAGTTACAAAGAAGACCAAATCAGTGCAGAAACACAAGTCTGTTTCCCCACTGGAGTGTGGGACAGCAGACAAAAACTCAAAGTGCAAGTGTGTACACGGCTGCTAAGTGATCATTTATTAACTCATCAGATGCTTCAGGTGCCTCATCTGTGCTGTCTCACTGACACAAAAATTATCACTTTCATGAGGTGTATAGCCTGAGGTCCTGGGAGCAGTACCTTCACACTTcaattgtttaaagaaataatgtgaTTAAGTGCCAGAGGCCTGAGGGTCAAGCTCGTTTTGGTAGAactggggaaatttttttttatggtgctAAAGTTTACTTAAGTATAAAATGGGGGGAATGGGTTTGAGCTGTGGTTTTTGCGGCATGGACAAAGTGATAGCTGTGATGTCTTCACCTGAGAAGGGCTTTGTGAAAAGGAAGCTGTCAAGGTGGTAAGGATTTGAGATTTATGAGTGACAGAGGTAGGAGATTGAGTGTCGGGAAAGGGAGCAAAAGATGATGACTCCAGCTTTAGGATGGTCCTTGGTGGTTTCTGAATGGGTTGGTGCTGAAGAGTATGAACTGATCTACTTCCTCCCTGTAGGTGTGGGCACAGGCAGTTCCTCACTGTGGAATCTGATGGGCAATGCCATGGTGATGACCCAATATATCCGCCTTACCCCAGATATGCAAAGTAAACAGGGTGCCCTGTGGAACCGGGTGGTAAGAATCTTTCTCCCTCCTGTGTCGCTGACCCACAAAGTCCTAAAAAGTTCACCAGTGGCATATTGACTTAATTTTACTGTCTATCCCCAGGGTTCTGTCTTCTGTGGATTTCAGGAATTTTTCAGAGAATATGATGACCTTCATAATGGTATCAGATATGTAGGGAAATGCTCTTGATTGCCCCAGTTATAGGAAATAATCCATTTTGATTCTGTTTTCTGAAGTATCTTTAATTCCCTATTGACCTGATAGTATTACTTCTTGGAGGTTAATAACTCACATTTAGTTACTTTGTAAAGTAGAAGACTGCTCTTTTAAATTTATCCTAAATTTCATCCCAGGATTCGCCCTTGCTATTTCACTTTGaagagtttaattttaaattttattttcatgtgaaaGCCACTTTGAGcccttggtcttttttttttttttttttttttttttgtccttctctggACCTTTTCTAGCTACATTGTCGTCCTTGAGGTATGGCGGCAAGAAGTGAATGCAGTATTCCTGGTGTGGCTGCACTGTGATTTTGTATAAGTGTAAGATGatgctttctttttgctttccagGGCTCTTTCTAAGTCTTTTATAACCCCTTTACTCTTGGGAATGACCTTGGCATCCTTTAATACTTTCTCTTGGGTTCTCATAAGCTAAGAActtactttttcatgttttttttttccattgattatAGATAAGTGAACCTCAGAAAAAAGAACTATCTCTTTTCCCTGTTCATTTTATGTGGCAAAGAATTCTAACAGAGCAAAGGGTTAAGAGAAGTTTCTACACGAGCTGTTTGCACAAGCTGGCCTCTTAACCCAGATTGTAGTGTTGCTCTTGTTCTTGGACAGAGTGCAGGGTGGTGTGTTCTGGTAGAAGAAGCAAAAGGCTGGCAGTTGACAGCCTTGATTGGGTTTTAGATCTAGCTGTATCACAGATCCACTGTGAGCCCTTGGCTGTTACTtaattctgttttcagtttctccatctgccaAATGAGCTTCATAATACCTTCTACATGCCCACTAGGGTTATTGGGagaataaaataagacaatagaTATGAAAAAGCCTTAGAAAGTTAAAATGGTTACAGAAATGTGCCCTGTTACATTATGTATCTGTTACATGTAAGTTTCATTGACGAGGTCTCTGGGTTACTAAAGGCTTATGTCTAGAGCTTGATACTTTGCTGCTGTCTTGCTAGCTGCTTCTACATAACTCTTTTAGCAGCCGTTCTAGTTTAGGATCTAGTTATATTGCCCTTTTTCAGATTCTCTGATActgtgggttgttgttgttgttgttgttgttgttgttgttatcatctATCAGAATGAGCTTTGGGGTTGTTTCTGAGTTATTTGAATAGGATGTGTTTGTTTGAACAGTGGTCCTCAAATTTGGCTGTCCATTGGAGTTGATGCCTGTGGtcatgggaatttttaaaaactccctgGGTGAATCTAATGTATAGCCAAGTTTCAGAACCAGTGCTAGACATAGCCCTGAGCAAAAGTGTGTGGCACTGTGCTAGAGGAGACCGAGGATAAGTAGCAGACACCTCTTGGCTCAGTGTGAACTTCTCTGGCCCTGCCCTTGTCCCAGGGGGATAATACCCACTGGCTATGGGGGAGCTTCCTGCCACTGAATTTCACTCTTGTCTTGATATCTAAGTGCAAGAACAGAAAGAGGAGAACACAGAATGACAACACAGGGACTGGGATCATCAGGGTAGGGTAAGCTATTGGAGTTACAGGGTTCTTTGGTGATTCAGAAGTAACCTCACCCCTTTCATTTGACTGTGTATTCCTAATACTAACACTTTTGGAAGATTtcccagaaattaaaaatgaatactaaAAATGATCTAGCAGTATGTTGCTCAAGAGCCAGAACAATCTATTTGGAGAGACTCTGCCTGAACCCTGCTGGTCTATCTGCTCCTCcgtcctttctttcttcatagtGACCTTTAATTAGGAGCCTCTCTAAACCAGATACCTACTCTGCTTTCTCTTGAAAGTGTTCAACTATTTAGAGCACTTAACCATCCACTTACTTCCTTCTGCATTTTTGCAAGCTTTTGGTACacaattcaagaaaaaaacaaaataaaccccaaGAAACACAGGAGTCTGATTAGTACCCACCTCCATGTTTCCACCAAAAGCTGTCCCTGTGATGGGGATGGTGGTCTCCGTTGGTGCATTTATGCCTCTTGATCATGGGCATGATGTTTTGGGAGACTGTAACTTACTCCTTCTTGGGGAATTCTGGCTTGCCCCTCAGCTTGGCATAAGGACAAGTCTAGCTAATTAGGGTTGTTCACATATCTGCTAATTAGTCCTGAAAACCTTTGTATAATGGCttagctttttttattttctgtaatgaaTGAAGCTTTGACCTTTCTTGAAATCCAGGCTTTTTAGAATCTTTCTCAGAGGTGTGAGCTCAAGTTGCAAATGAGTGTCACTTCAGCCACCTGTACTCTATACGCTGAGATGCTTTGCTGTAGGATCACAGTAGTCTAACTTGGCAGTGTCCTGTCTTTTCCAACTTTGAGTACTATCCTGTTTCTATTAGGAGATACTGAGGATAATTGGgaggtttattcattttccatATTAAATATCATATACAGTTGAACAGCTCAACCTGTTTAATTTTAGCACTTAGCAAGTCATAGATTTCAGTTTCAACCCTTCACCTCATGTTACCTTCATTTGTGTTTTCCCAGTCTCTAGACTGCTGGCGAGGGCTTTGAGGGGTTTCACATTTCACACTCTTCATTGATTCCAGTGTCTTTTTCTCCTCAGCCATGTTTCCTGAGAGACTGGGAGTTGCAGGTGCACTTCAGAATCCATGGACAAGGGAAGAAGAATCTGCATGGGGATGGCTTGGCAATCTGGTACACAAAGGATCGGATGCAGCCAGGTATTGGGACCCTGGGTTGCTCTTGTGTGGGGTGCGACAGGCCTGCTTTCTCACATGCCCTCTTTTGGAGAAGGGTATGTGCCCACAGTGCCAGCAGTTTGCCACTCCCTTGATGTCTGTGGATAAAGACTGGCCTATCTAGTCTCTAGAATGGGGTCTGACTCCTAGTAAAGCAGTTGAACTTGACTCATCCTGGGACAATTTCTTGCTTATTAGTTCCTTCTGGTTTCCCTTTGAGGCCACGTGGCCTGTTGGCCGGGTGAAAGTGCTGGCTTTCCAGAGCACTGCCGATTGGGTGAGCTGATTTCTTTCGAGCATGTGCATTGTATGATCTTAGAACTCCTTGAGTCAGGAGTTGTGTGGGAGCCATTGCTCCAAGGACATGGCAAACTCAACCTGATTTGACCTGATCTCTTTTGCAACAAGAAGTGGAGTTTGGGaattcagctctctctctcagggGCATAGTTGTCACCAAGCGTTCGTGAAGCAGAATTCTTTAGGGGCGCCTTAGCAACCAGTTTGGACCAGGGAGCAGCTGTGGTGCTAAACAACGTTGCAGTggccttctctcttcccctgccttcAATACCAAACAGCTACAGATTTTGTTGGGTGCTTGTTACAGGCCATGCACTTTTGCTGGGTGCTTTCACatatgttttctcttcttaaaaagaGGCCTGGGAGTCAGtcatttgaattttactttttcctccaTCATAGTGATATATTATTCCTTTATCAACTCTTGGCTTTATTTCATTGTTCatcatctcttctctctctctagggCCTGTGTTTGGAAACATGGACAAATTTGTGGGGCTGGGAGTATTTGTAGACACGTACCCCAATGAGGAGAAGCAGCAAGAGGTAAATGGCAAGTGTCAGAGCTTAGGTCAGCTGCACTGACATCACAGTCCTTTGCCTCAGGGATGTCCGTGATGGAACAGGGGATAGAACATGAGGGGTTTGGTTCTGTTTCCTTCATCTATTGAATTTGAAAAGTTaatatccttgtcagcattttCTAGAAAGAATTGTTTATGGTACACAGACCTTTGGGAATGACTGTCGTGATTGGGGGCTTTTTCTTTAGTGTTAACATTGTTCTCTTGTGCACGTTAGGTAGCTGCTGGAATTGAGCCTGCTTGGCTGGTTGGTGATTTGGCTACTAGGCCGGCACCAGAGCCAGCTGAATTTATATAACCCAGCTCCCCTGACTTGATAGATCACCACTTTACTCTCTTCTGCAGCTTGCTCATTCTTTCGAgcatccttttcttcttcctgtttttagGCCTGAACAGCAATTCTGCTCTCCTGTAGGAAAGGTGGTAAAAGGAAATTGATGGAGTCCTAGCATTTCATTGCAATCCAGTATCTGGCTTTTGGCAAAAGCTTCTTGCTTTTTGTTGGTTGACCCTAGGGTTCTTTACTACTTTCTCAGACTGCCAGTAGGTTTGTACTGTCTTTGCCTGATGGCCCTGCCATCAGATGGTAGGAAAATGATGGTGACAGGTTGCTGGTGGGTATCCTATAGCTAAATAATAGCAAGAAAGGCAGGATTAGGGATGCAGACAGcactcactttattttttccctaaaagctttatatgaaaaatatcaaacttatttaaaaaattggaagaataCATCATCGTATATGCAATACCCAGATTCAACGATTTTTGACATTGCCCATGGAGTTCCCCTGAGGGAGGTGGAACGTGAGACCTGAGTTAGGAGAGTAACCTTTTGTTGTGAGACACTTACAGAGTAACTTCTTCATGTTGCCTCTAGGCTCCTCCTCAAGCCGCCATACATCAGGCACTTTCTAGGTGGGGGAAGTTAGTGAGCAAGATCAGCATTGGTCCCTGCACTCAGTAGCACTGATGTGTGAGAATGCCGATGGGGAACTATGGGGCACCGTAGGAGACCCAGAGGTGCATCTAACTTGGAGTGGGACAGTGTGGTAGTAGTGGTGGTGGAAAAGATTTCCTCCACGAAGTGACATTTACATTGAAGTCTGCAGAAGTAGGAACCAGTATTCCATGCAGAGGGAAAAGTGTGTTTAAAGGTGTAAAGTGTTTAAAGGTGTAAAGAgtgagagaagggacagagaatgaggggaaaaaagggatcagagaaagaggaggctagaaagaaaaacaaggccAGCAGTATTGCCATGTTGTACAACTTCAGGGGCCACCGTTCCCATTGCGTTCTTTAGTGTTAACACCGTTCCCTGTTGGGCAAGTTGACCGGCCACTGAGATTGAGCAGTGTCCCCTTGGGTGGTTAGTGGTTTGGCTGTTCAGACCAGCACCAGAGCCATCCAAATGTATGTGACTCATTCTCACCACGCACATTGTTGGGCCACATTCTGAAGAGAGGTGTTCCTGTTAAGGAgactggattttattctaagggGGTAAGTGTGTTAAAGGATTTAAATGAGGAGAATGTCATGACTAGGTTTGTAGTCATGCTGAGGAAATAGTAGTCGTTAGAAGTGCATCTGAGTAAGAGGTATGGGCTTCAGGGCTTGACTGGAGTTTTAAACCTggctctctgcttctcccagaAGTAAATTGTTCAGATTCTTTTAGCTTCCATTTCACCATCAGATAATAGTAATTCTCATTTGAGAGGGCAGATCTGATGGGCTTATTTCATAAGAAGAGTAGATGTTAATCAGTAAAATTAGTTTCAGTTGATAAAAAATCAGCACTTTTTTTCTAGCTAGCTGTTATGGTTCTCACTCCCAGCTGCACATTTGAAATTGCCTAgagtgaatgtattttttaattttatttattttttaatgttattttgagagagagagtgagcaggggagaggcagagagagagagagagaggggacagaggatctgaagcgggctctgtgttgacagcagagagcctgatgtagggcttgaactcatgaactgtgagatcatgacctaatccaaagtcagatgcttaaccgactgagtcacctaggcgctcCTGCCTGGAGTGCATTTAAAATTACCGATttccagggttgcctgggtggctcacttggttgagcgtccaaatttggctcaggtcatgatcttccggtttatgagttcgagctctgcgtcaggctctgtgctgagagctcagagcctggagtctgctttagattgtgtctccctctctttctgcccttcccctgctcacattgtgtctgtctgtctgtctgtctgtctgtctgtttctctctctcaaaaataaataaaaacattagggatgcctgggcggctcagtcagttaaacatctggcttcggcccaggtcatgatctcatgagtcatgagttcgagctctccATCGGGCtttctcctgtcagcacagagcccccttgggatcctctgtcccccccacccccctctgccacttcccgctcatgctcttaaaaataataaatttttttttaataaaaatgttaaaaatctaaaaaaataaaagtactgatGCCCAGGCCCCAGCCTCGGAGAGTATAATTCTGTTTGTCTTAGGTGCCGTGTAGGCAACCTGACTTTTACAAGGCTTTCCAGGTGAGTCACATGTGTAGCCAGCATTGGGAACTCTTGGATCAACATCAGGTCCTTGTTTCCATATTAGTTGTTTACTTGTTAAtcaaatttgtttattaaaatgaaatttaagaaaactaataaaagtgGTTTCTGTTTATTAGGTGGCTATTGTGTGCCAGGTACTTACAAATAATGCCTTCATCCTGATCCAAACTCCTTAGGGTTAgtattatttttccccatttaccAGTGGGTACAGAAGCTTAGAGACGTGTCTTGTTCAAGGTAACAGCCAATGTAAGGTGGAGTCAGATTTTGAACATAGGTCCGCTGGATTCCAGAGGCTATGCTTTTAATTATGATGCTCtaccttctcccttccttccattgtTTCTTCTGTAAGTTGATTTCCTTGAGAATGGAGACATTTATTATTCTCATGTCATCTCCTATGTAATTTCAATTCttagagcttatattctaatgtACAGAGTATAGAAATTGTACTCCTGGAACTATTTTATAGAGTAAAATCAAGTGTGTGTTTTGTTGGCAGCATGATTTACTTTGATATCATACATAaaggtgccaggcattgtttcAAACACTTGTACatgtattatttgtatattatattgtatatattgtgtgtatattatgtataGTATATGTTTGGTATATTATATACGTATAACAACTCTTTGGGGTAGATATTGTTATCTCTACATTATGGGCAAGAAACTGAAGTGCAGAAAGGTTGAAAAATTTGTCAGTGATACACAGATAGAGGGTGTGATTCCAGACTGCAGTCTCATTATTTTGCCTTAGTATTTTTGAGTACATAAGAAGAGGGTGACAGATACGGCACCTTTTGAAAACTTGCACATGTTACATAGAATATGTGCTGGACTAGGATGACAAGTTGCTAGCAGGAGGGGGTGTGGAGCAATTCATCAAATCACTCAAGGTAGTGGTAAAATGTTTCTATGGTTTCGTGTTTCTTTGTCACCAGAGCATATGACCTTGTTGTTCACCTTACCTGCTACCACATTTGTTCATGAGGAAATGCTGGGAAAAATATTAGCAACCAGTAATGCATCTAAGAAGAAGGTGAGGGAGTTCAGTGTAGGCTTGGCTCTCTGAAATCAGGACAGATTGTTAAAAGTCACataacctcagtttccttgtcagCAATATAAGAATTGTAATTTAGGTGAGTGAGTCAAGAGTTTCACTATTTGGGAGTACAAGGTACTACCTGTGCCATAGTGAGGTTGCCAGATCATAAGTGATTGTTAAAATAATAgttgaagaaataggaaatctggggcgtctgggtggctcaggcaggtaagcgtctgactctcaatttcggttcaggtcatgatctcactgtttgtgagatggaggcctgcgtcgggctctgcgctgacagagtggagcctgcttgtgattttctccctttctctctcgctttctctcactcccctatttgtgctctctctctcaaaataagtaaataaacataaaaaaaaaaaaagaaatgggaaatttggATAGATCCATAATGGGTcaagagattgaattagtaataaaaaatgacTCACAAAGAAAAGCCTAGGTTCAGATAGTTTCACTGGTTCATTCTGTCAAACATAGAAAGTAgagttaataccaattcttcCCAAGAATTCTTACAAAATATAAGAGAGGACACTAACCAGCTCATTCTTTGAGGCCGGTATTATCCTGATGCCAACACCAaataaagacatcacaagaaaagaaaactactgaccaatatctcttatgaatatagatgtagaaatcatcaacaagatactaacaaaccaaatccagcaacataaaaaagattatattcCATGACCATAATATTCATCCTAGGAATTCAAGTTTgctttaaaatctgaaaattaagGCACGTCTGGCTAGCTCGGTTgtaagagcatgtgactcttgatctcagggtcctgagttagagccccatgttgggtgtagagattacttaaataagtaagtaaaaacttaaaaaatctgaaaattaatATGATAGACCATATTGATAGAAtaaaggacaggggcacctggctggctcagtcagtagagggtgcaactcttgatttcagggtcaagCGTTGAAGCCTCATGTtggtcatggagcctacttaaaaaaaaaaatgaatgaaggataaaaactatatgatcatatcaatacatgtaagaaaagtatttgacaaaatttaatatatctttattgtatttatttatttttaaggttttatttttaagtaatctctacacccaaagtaggactcaaactcacaaacctgagattaagagttgcccactctactgactgagccagcggGGCACCCCTAATATCTCTATGataacaaaaactaaacaaattaggaatagaagggaacttcttcaaTTTGATAAAGGGTAACTATGAAAAACCCTCATCTAATATACATAACTGTGAAAGACTATGCTTTCATT
This region includes:
- the LMAN2L gene encoding VIP36-like protein isoform X3, coding for MAATLGPSGWWQRWRRRLSAWNGSRMLLLLLLLGSGQGPRQVGAGQTFEYLKREHSLSKPYQGVGTGSSSLWNLMGNAMVMTQYIRLTPDMQSKQGALWNRVPCFLRDWELQVHFRIHGQGKKNLHGDGLAIWYTKDRMQPGPVFGNMDKFVGLGVFVDTYPNEEKQQEAQKRRYSPGVQRVFPYISAMVNNGSLSYDHERDGRPTELGGCTAIVRNLHYDTFLVIRYVKRHLTIMMDIDGKHEWRDCIEVPGVRLPRGYYFGTSSITGDLSDNHDVISLKLFELTVERTPEEEKLHRDVFLPSVDNMKLPEASTQRLTSPRL